From the genome of Mixophyes fleayi isolate aMixFle1 chromosome 2, aMixFle1.hap1, whole genome shotgun sequence, one region includes:
- the LOC142138290 gene encoding toll-like receptor 8, translated as MLSSLKSHFSIMLIISGFLGFCIATSTNKTIPCSILENNTSVVFDCSARSLKTVPSPTIYMSNNVVLLLSQNLIQTIYKPTFQYWPNLTKIDLSWNHYSKARMDNPNRCKRGLEINNETFSNLTKLEQLIIDHNFLCEIPSGLPDTITLLSLQYNNIFWITRKNFTRLKNLQKLYLGHNCYYGNHCDGVFDIENGAFAELNELTVLNLSFNNLTNVPPQLPSSLRELFLSNNRIKFIHIDDFENLVNLEILFLSGNCPRCFNAPYPCEPCTGKSSIEIHANAFQNLKNLTMLHLGSTSLSFIPKTWFQNTTQLKVLNLQLNYLVNEIATGEFLFYLPSLEILDLSFNYKFRSYPNNINISDNFSRLVSLRELHMQGYVFKEMTSQNLAPLTKLNNLKILNFGVNFIRQVDFKVFEKFPNLDIIYLSENRITPFSESTNRSKTLEAFYNNQLKSIGSYFSYNVLDDHTKISPAIITPFNKLVKPQCSIYGKTLDLSLNSIFFIDPDEFRSFSDVVCLNLSSNGIGQDLNGTEFIYLPNLKYLDLSYNKLDFASLSAFQELKHLKVLDVSYNKHYFIVEGVTHHLKFIENLPNLTILNLSWNEISTLTDSQIESKSLIELRFAGNRLNILWRNGDMRYIDIFKNFINLSLLDISHNKLQTIPDDALSNLSKNLSVLYLNNNGLVFFGWKILRNFQKLKVLDLSHNKITMIIGHLSNYTDSLETLIINHNMIQTLAESFLSGVSSLSNLDLSFNSIQSINKSIFLSGNDNYLKVLSLKGNPFDCTCDIIDFIMWINSNNVTIPRLATDVTCATPENWNKRGIIHFDIHACNVDTIALLLFLMFLFVIVPMTALPIMKHLFYWDVWYIYHWCVAKLKFNKVRNSESLYDAFITYDETDPAVSDWVFNELCDQLEDRGEKHVLLCLEERDWEPGKAVIDNIVQSINQSKKTLFVLTKKYVKSGKFRTIFYLAMQKLMDENMDVIVIVLLQPVLQHSQYLRLRKKICKSSILEWPKNPHAEYLFWQRMKHVLLTENFTRYNKLYTDSIAMYK; from the coding sequence ATGTTAAGCTCTTTGAAGAGTCATTTCTCCATAATGCTGATAATCTCTGGCTTTCTTGGATTTTGCATTGCAACATCAACAAACAAGACCATCCCATGCTCTATTTTAGAAAATAACACCTCAGTAGTTTTTGACTGCAGTGCACGCAGTCTGAAAACAGTACCCTCTCCTACAATCTATATGTCAAATAATGTAGTACTACTTTTAAGTCAAAATCTCATACAGACCATATATAAACCCACTTTTCAGTATTGGCCGAATCTTACAAAAATAGATTTATCCTGGAATCACTATTCAAAGGCAAGAATGGACAATCCCAATAGATGCAAAAGAGGTCTAGAGATCAACAACGAAACATTTTCAAATCTAACAAAGCTGGAACAGTTAATCATTGATCACAATTTTTTATGTGAAATCCCTTCTGGATTGCCAGACACTATAACATTATTGAGTTTGCAGTATAACAACATTTTCTGGATCACCAGGAAAAATTTCACTAGACTCAAAAATCTGCAGAAACTGTATCTGGGCCATAATTGTTACTATGGTAATCACTGTGATGGGGTATTTGATATTGAAAATGGAGCGTTTGCTGAGCTCAATGAATTAACTGTGCTTAACCTCTCATTTAACAACTTAACCAATGTGCCTCCTCAACTGCCATCATCGTTGAGGGAACTTTTCTTAAGCAATAACAGGATAAAATTCATTCACATAGATGACTTTGAAAACCTGGTTAACCTAGAAATTCTTTTTTTGAGTGGAAACTGTCCAAGGTGCTTTAATGCTCCATATCCGTGTGAACCATGCACTGGAAAATCTTCGATTGAAATACATGCAAATGCTTTTCAGAACCTCAAAAACTTGACTATGCTTCATTTAGGAAGCACATCTCTGAGTTTCATACCAAAAACATGGTTTCAAAACACAACTCAGTTAAAAGTACTGAATCTTCAACTAAATTACTTAGTGAATGAAATTGCAACAGGcgagtttttattttacttaccttcctTAGAAATACTTGACTTGTCTTTTAATTACAAATTCAGATCCTATCCAAATAATATTAACATTTCAGACAATTTTTCCAGATTAGTTTCCCTTAGGGAGCTGCATATGCAAGGCTATGTCTTTAAAGAAATGACATCCCAAAATTTGGCTCCTCTCACAAagttaaacaatttaaaaattttAAACTTTGGAGTGAATTTCATTAGGCAAGTTGATTTTAAAGTGTTTGAGAAATTTCCAAATTTAGACATAATTTATTTGTCTGAAAATAGAATAACACCATTTTCTGAGAGTACCAATAGAAGCAAAACATTGGAAGCATTTTACAATAATCAGTTAAAGTCTATAGGgtcttatttttcatataatGTTTTAGATGATCATACCAAAATCTCTCCAGCAATTATTACTCCATTCAACAAGCTTGTGAAACCCCAATGTAGCATATATGGCAAAACATTAGATCTCAgcttaaatagtatttttttcattGATCCAGATGAATTCCGTTCATTTTCGGATGTAGTTTGCTTAAATTTGTCTTCCAATGGCATTGGTCAGGATTTAAATGGAACAGAATTTATCTATTTGCCAAACCTAAAATACTTAGATTTGTCATACAATAAATTAGATTTTGCTTCCTTGAGTGCATTTCAGGAACTGAAACACTTGAAGGTTTTGGATGTGAGTTATAACAAGCATTATTTTATTGTAGAAGGTGTTACTCATCATCTCAAGTTCATTGAAAATCTTCCCAATCTTACAATTTTAAACTTAAGCTGGAATGAAATTTCCACTCTAACCGACTCCCAAATTGAAAGTAAATCTTTGATAGAGTTAAGGTTTGCGGGAAACCGTTTGAATATTTTGTGGAGAAATGGTGACATGCGCTACATAGATATTTTTAAGAACTTTATCAATCTGTCTCTGCTTGATATCTCGCATAACAAACTCCAAACAATACCTGATGATGCACTTAGTAACCTGTCCAAAAATCTTTCTGTGTTGTATCTAAATAATAATGGTTTGGTGTTTTTTGGGTGGAAAATTTTGAGAAACTTTCAAAAACTGAAGGTTCTTGACCTAAGTCACAATAAGATAACAATGATAATAGGACATTTGAGCAATTATACAGACTCTTTGGAGACACTTATAATTAATCACAACATGATTCAAACTTTGGCAGAATCATTTCTTAGCGGTGTTAGCAGTCTTAGTAACCTTGATTTAAGCTTCAATAGTATTCAGAGTATAAATAAGTCAATATTTTTGTCTGGGAATGATAACTATTTGAAAGTTTTAAGTTTAAAAGGAAACCCGTTTGATTGCACTTGTGACATCATTGACTTCATAATGTGGATCAATAGCAATAATGTCACAATACCACGGCTGGCTACTGACGTCACTTGTGCCACTCCAGAAAATTGGAATAAGCGAGGAATCATCCATTTTGATATACATGCTTGCAATGTGGACACTATAGCTCTGCTACTGTTTCTGATGTTTCTTTTTGTAATTGTTCCTATGACTGCTTTGCCAAttatgaaacatttattttactggGATGTATGGTACATATACCATTGGTGTGTGGCAAAGTTGAAATTTAACAAAGTCCGTAATTCAGAAAGTCTATATGATGCATTTATCACTTATGATGAGACAGATCCAGCTGTCAGCGACTGGGTTTTTAATGAACTATGTGACCAGTTGGAGGACAGAGGCGAAAAACATGTACTTCTCTGCTTAGAAGAAAGAGATTGGGAGCCGGGAAAAGCTGTTATTGATAATATTGTGCAAAGTATTAACCAaagtaaaaaaactttatttgttcttaccaaaaaatatgtaaaaagtgGAAAGTTCCGAACAATATTTTACTTGGCCATGCAAAAACTGATGGATGAGAATATGGACGTGATTGTCATCGTACTACTGCAACCCGTTCTTCAACATTCTCAGTATCTGAGGCTcaggaaaaaaatatgtaaaagttcCATTTTGGAGTGGCCCAAAAATCCCCATGCGGAATACTTATTTTGGCAAAGAATGAAACATGTTTTACTGACAGAAAACTTTACCCGATACAATAAACTGTACACTGATTCTATTGCTATGTATaagtaa